The following nucleotide sequence is from Prosthecobacter sp..
ACCAGTCGAATGGCCAGCGTGAACGCACCGGCTTCATTGGTTTCCGCGTTTCCATCCCGCTGCCCTTCTGGAACCGCAATCAGGGCGAGATCGCCGAGAAGAAAGCCGCCGCTGAGCGCCAGCGCCTCGAAGCCGAGGCTCTTGGAAAACAAATCGCCAGCGAGGCCGACACCGCGCGCCGCGAGATGCAGGCCAATGCCGATCTGGCCCGCGAAACACGCGACAAGCTGCTTCCGCTGGTCATTGAACAAACGAGCAAGCTCGAAAAAGCCTACGAGAGCGGCCAGACCGATCTCCTCACCGTTCTCCGCGTCCGCGATCAACGCCTCCAGCTCGAAGCCGCCGCTCTGGACGCCGTGCGGGACTTCCACCTCGCCCGCATCCGCTACGAAGCCGCCACCGGAGCCATCAAGCCATGAAATCCATCCTGCTCGTTCTCATTTTCCTGCAATTTGCTCTCCACGCTGCTGATCCCAAGCGGAAGGACAACACCATCATCCTCGAAGAGGCGGCCGTGGCGAATCTGCAGCTCCAGTTCACCGAAGCCGAGGAAACCACGTTTGAGGAAACGGTCTTTGCGCTCGGCAACATCGAGGTGCTGCCCGGCAAGAAAGCCGTCGTCAGCAGCCGCATTCCCGGCCGTGCGTTTTCCGTGCTCGTCATTCCGCATCAGGAGGTCGATGTCGATGCCGAGGTCGCGTGGGTGGAAAGCCGCCAGCCCGGAGATCCTCCACCCGTGATCAAACTCACCGCGCCGATCAGCGGCGTGGTTTCCAAAGTGAACATCGCGCAAGGCCAGCCGGTGTCGCCGGATGCCGAGCTGATCGAAATCATCGACCTGAGCATCATTGAAGCTGCCGCGCATGTGCCGCAGCACCTCGCGGGCCAGTTAAAGCCGGGGCAGATCGCGCACATCCGCGTGCCTGCGCTGCCGGACAAGGTCTTCGAGGCAAAGCTCGCCCACATCGCCGCCGTGGCCGATTCGGACACCAGCACGATTGAGGCGGCGTTTCATGTGCCGAATCCCGACAAGCTGCTGCGCCCCGGCATGAAGGCGGAGTTCAGCATCGTCGCCAGCACGCGCGAAGGCGTGATGTCCATCCCGCGCGGCGCGGTGCAGGGCGATGCGGCGGAGCGCTTCGTCTATATCAAAGATTATGAACTGAAGAACGCCTTCGTGAAAACCAGCGTCGTGCTCGGTGCGCAGAACGATCAGTTCGTGGAAGTCGTGAAGGGTCTCTTTCCCGGTGATGAAGTCGTCACGCGTGGGGCCTATGCGCTTGGTTTCGCAGGCAAGGGCAGCGTCAGCCTCAAAGAGGCGATGGACGCCGCGCACGGCCATCCACACAACGAAGACGGCAGTGAGATGACCAAGGAGCAAATCGCCGCCGGTGGCGGTCATGAGGATCACGACCATGCGGAAGGTGGCTGGACACTGCTCACCACCTTCTTCGCAGGCACCAGCGGGCTGCTTCTGATGCTCTTGATCGTCACGC
It contains:
- a CDS encoding efflux RND transporter periplasmic adaptor subunit; translation: MKSILLVLIFLQFALHAADPKRKDNTIILEEAAVANLQLQFTEAEETTFEETVFALGNIEVLPGKKAVVSSRIPGRAFSVLVIPHQEVDVDAEVAWVESRQPGDPPPVIKLTAPISGVVSKVNIAQGQPVSPDAELIEIIDLSIIEAAAHVPQHLAGQLKPGQIAHIRVPALPDKVFEAKLAHIAAVADSDTSTIEAAFHVPNPDKLLRPGMKAEFSIVASTREGVMSIPRGAVQGDAAERFVYIKDYELKNAFVKTSVVLGAQNDQFVEVVKGLFPGDEVVTRGAYALGFAGKGSVSLKEAMDAAHGHPHNEDGSEMTKEQIAAGGGHEDHDHAEGGWTLLTTFFAGTSGLLLMLLIVTLVIGRKKAIA